The genome window ACGCCACTCAGCAAACGGAAACTCCCGCTACAACCCCCGCTACTGGAGAAGCCGCCCCAGCCACTACGGAGCCGGCAACGGCCCCGGCAAAATCCGGTGGGCGCATCAATACCAGCGACTACGAGTTTGACGAGGACATTCCGGTTTCACGGGCCAACCCTACTACCCCCGTCAAGCGCCGCGCTGCTACGGTAGTGGCCCTGCCCCAGGCCGCACCCAGCGAGGCCGCTTCCTTAGTCGGCCCCTTCCGTTACGATACTCGCTTCAGCATCGACAACGTCGTTTCCTCCCTCTACTCTGACCCCTTGCTGGGCCTAGGGCTAATGGGACAGGTGAACATGTCGGACCTGATGGAAGACCACCGTATTCGGGCCGGTATTTTTGGCCTGACCGACCTGCGGACTAGTAACATCTTCGCGGAGTACACGAACCTGAAACACCGCTACGATTGGAGTATTCTGTATCAGAAACAGGCCTATTTCTTTGATAATGAGACGACGGGTCGGACGCGGTTCGGTCGCCACGAAATAGCGCCTACCATTGCCTACCCGCTCACGCACAACCTAAGTGTGCGCGGCGGCCCGCGCTTCGTGAACGTAAGCCGCAAAACTTTCACGGACCTGAACGGAACCAACGACAGCACCATCACCTACCTCGGGGGCGCCGGCGAACTAGTTTTCGACAACTCCATTGCTACGGGCGTGAACATGCTGCAGGGCACCCGTATGAAAATAGGCATGACCCGCCTGTACGACGTGGCTGGCGGCGACAAGGACTTCACCAAGATTTACGTGGATCTGCGTCACTACCAGAAGATTCACCGTCAGCTGATTTGGGCCAACCGCGTGAGCTTTGGGCAGTACATCGGGGGCGGCTCCTCGCAGCCCTTCTTCCGCCTCGGCGGCATGGATAACTGGCTGAATTACGATTACGAGGACGACCAAATCATCGACTCCAACGGCAACAGCCCCGACCCGGCCCGGCTGTCGCCTACCCAAATGTTCTACCAGCAGTTCGTCACCAACCTGCGCGGGTTTGACTACAGCAAACGGGTGGGCCAGAAGTACGTGCTGTTGAACACGGAGCTACGCCTGCCCATCATCCAGTACTTCTCGCGCAATCCTATTGAATCGGGCTTCTTCCGCAACCTACAGCTAACGGCCTTTGGGGATTTGGGTACCACGTATTCGGGAGCTAACCCATTCAGTGTCAATAACTCCATCAATACGCAGGTGAACCCCGGCAACCTAGGCAATGGCAACAGCTTCACCGGTACGGTTATCAATTTCGCTAATCCCATGCTGTACGGCTACGGTGCGGGTATCCGTACTACCATGCTGGGCTTCTACGTGAAGGGCGACGTGGCTTGGGGCCGGGAGCAGTACACCGAAAAAGGACCGAAGCTCTACGTAACCCTGGGTTACGACTTCTAGCCGAAAGCAGTAAGCAACTACTTTATCAAACCAGAAGGCCTTTCACTGCATCAGTGAAAGGCCTTCTGGTTTTTAGCCAAAAGTGCCTTCAACGCAAGCTTGATCGGGTAGGTTGCGGTATTCCCCGGTCGATGCGGGGTAATCCGGGAGTTGGGTTGTATCTTTACGGTCCTTTTACCAGCCGTGTTACCGTGACGCTCCTCAGCGAAATTTGGGTGTTGATGCAGAAGGACTTCCGTCTGGAATGGCGGCAGCGCGCGGCCCTGAACGGCATGCTCCTGTACGTAGGTAGCACCGTTTTTGTCTGCTACCTCAGCTTCTCGCTCCGCGGTGGGCAACTGCCGGCTCCGGCCTGGAATGCCCTGTTCTGGATTGTGCTGCTGTTTTCGGCAGTGAATGCCGTAGCGAAAGGGTTTTTGCAGGAAAGTCGGGGCCGTATGCTGTACTACTACACGGTAGTACGGCCCCAGGCCGTAATTCTGGCCAAAATTGGGTACAACGCCCTATTGCTACTGGGCCTGGCCTTAGTAGCATTTGGGCTGTACGCGGTGGTGCTGGGCAACCCCGTTCAAGATACGCCGCTGTTCATGGGCAACGTGTTGTTAGGGGCCGTGGGCTTCGCCAGCACCCTAACCTTGGTATCGGGCATTGCGGCCAAAGCCACCAACAGTAGCACCCTGATGGCCGTGCTCGGCTTCCCGCTGATGGTGCCCATGCTGCTGCTGCTCATCAAAGTATCCAAAAACGCCCTGGATGGGCTGGAATTCGAGGCCAGCCAAAGCTCCTTGCTTACCTTGGTTGCCCTGAACATGATTGTAGGGGC of Hymenobacter sublimis contains these proteins:
- a CDS encoding heme exporter protein CcmB, translated to MQKDFRLEWRQRAALNGMLLYVGSTVFVCYLSFSLRGGQLPAPAWNALFWIVLLFSAVNAVAKGFLQESRGRMLYYYTVVRPQAVILAKIGYNALLLLGLALVAFGLYAVVLGNPVQDTPLFMGNVLLGAVGFASTLTLVSGIAAKATNSSTLMAVLGFPLMVPMLLLLIKVSKNALDGLEFEASQSSLLTLVALNMIVGAVSYLLFPFLWRS